A genomic window from Alkalihalobacillus sp. AL-G includes:
- a CDS encoding YheC/YheD family protein, protein MKRTSAQLSSVQTTSSNPYFVSMSKILLDQFKITEGQKIWLRFGSERVQVTCKKSPHEEAMIQIPTKLGIAHCFPIKTATYPLSYNIDLQELRLGPIIALLTEKTPNDTRLFGNVTDFSRELYTLCAEQQLPFYLFSLDDIDNHRIHGYVLNLNGIQKVTFPLPDVIYNRISSRNIERSDVCRSFFEQCQDLGIAYFNDHFLSKWETHCILVELDTVAAYLPETLLYDGSDSVGKLIDKHSMVFLKPIHGREGKGIVRIQTHEADRVQLDLSSETTPLKSSLSKSTAIKLFEDLLPKNEYIVQQGIPLLDFEGGKVDFRILCNRNEHGNWRISSTVARVSSQERFVSNLSQGAKTYTSMEMLEHFFDKKTSQQLLRTLYEVAINVSDCISHHAGGIFGELGIDVGIDTNGHPWIIEINTKPSKQYLTGNRTSEIRPSARGVFQFARFLSESTFSSV, encoded by the coding sequence ATGAAACGGACCTCTGCACAATTATCATCTGTTCAAACAACATCCTCTAATCCATATTTTGTTTCAATGAGCAAAATTCTGCTTGATCAATTTAAAATAACAGAAGGGCAAAAGATATGGCTTCGATTTGGGAGTGAGCGGGTACAAGTAACTTGCAAAAAAAGTCCCCACGAGGAAGCAATGATTCAAATCCCGACGAAACTCGGAATTGCCCATTGTTTTCCGATCAAGACTGCCACTTATCCGTTATCCTACAATATTGATCTGCAGGAATTGCGACTTGGACCGATCATCGCTTTGCTTACTGAGAAAACTCCAAATGATACTAGGCTTTTTGGGAATGTCACCGATTTTTCAAGGGAACTTTATACTCTTTGTGCCGAACAGCAGCTGCCCTTTTATTTATTTTCACTTGATGATATTGATAACCACCGAATACATGGGTACGTACTTAACCTTAATGGGATCCAAAAAGTCACATTTCCCCTGCCAGACGTCATTTACAACCGAATTTCAAGCAGAAATATTGAACGTTCCGATGTGTGCAGAAGCTTTTTTGAACAGTGTCAAGATCTCGGAATTGCTTACTTTAATGATCACTTCCTCTCTAAATGGGAAACTCATTGCATATTAGTAGAACTAGATACTGTTGCTGCATATCTGCCAGAGACACTTTTATATGATGGATCCGATTCTGTAGGCAAACTTATCGATAAACATTCGATGGTATTCTTAAAGCCTATCCATGGACGCGAAGGCAAAGGTATCGTCCGAATCCAAACGCATGAAGCAGACCGTGTACAACTCGATCTTTCAAGTGAAACCACTCCATTGAAGTCGTCCCTGTCAAAAAGTACTGCAATTAAATTGTTCGAGGATCTCCTGCCAAAAAACGAATATATTGTACAGCAAGGAATTCCTCTTCTTGATTTTGAAGGTGGAAAAGTCGATTTCCGGATTCTTTGCAACCGGAATGAACATGGGAATTGGCGAATATCATCAACCGTTGCTCGAGTCTCATCCCAGGAACGCTTTGTCTCCAATCTTTCACAAGGTGCCAAAACGTATACAAGCATGGAGATGTTAGAACATTTTTTTGATAAAAAAACCTCGCAGCAATTATTACGGACACTATATGAGGTTGCTATCAACGTTTCCGATTGTATCAGTCATCATGCTGGGGGCATATTCGGGGAGCTGGGTATTGACGTTGGAATCGATACGAATGGACACCCGTGGATCATTGAAATCAACACGAAGCCCTCCAAGCAATACTTAACAGGGAATCGAACATCCGAGATCCGCCCTTCTGCAAGAGGGGTGTTTCAATTTGCCCGATTTCTCTCAGAATCAACTTTCAGTTCCGTTTAA
- a CDS encoding YheC/YheD family protein → MHLLIRTKQKTDGIGDQMISVSWDSTLNHWVHHEKDINVVWGVNNEKVIYQQEPLYPAFSCKKINSIPAKAGPVIGILSSKKTNLPFVGNLDTFRRLSSYVHSQGGIVFIFTLEDYLSDSIRGYIHDSSRQQWMRASFPLPDFVYNRIAYRSDEENPNFHSFIQVLTERGIPFFNRGFFSKWQTYLSFKNHQLLAPHLPETKLLTSINDLEHFLKCHRTIIVKPISSSQGKGIFSLTKQENDQVHYFSNKGHQTFENLEEMQEIHPLSTNLYLMQPLVNRTEYKGRPYDFRILVQKISDKWKATGVGVRLAGKGKLTTHVPAGGEILSIDDVPIQFDLIEQICEVAGSALEQVYRPVGEFSMDLGIDQSDHYWVFEVNSKPMVFDESMIQMKATEQFYCYALDVTGFSAFKHIHSTYHSY, encoded by the coding sequence TTGCATCTACTTATTCGAACAAAGCAGAAAACAGACGGAATCGGTGATCAAATGATTTCGGTTAGCTGGGATTCCACCTTAAATCATTGGGTACATCATGAAAAAGATATCAACGTGGTTTGGGGTGTAAACAATGAGAAAGTTATCTATCAGCAAGAGCCCCTCTACCCTGCTTTTTCATGTAAAAAAATTAATTCAATTCCAGCTAAAGCAGGTCCTGTAATCGGTATCCTCTCATCTAAAAAAACGAACTTGCCTTTTGTCGGTAATTTGGATACTTTCCGAAGGCTCTCCTCATACGTTCATTCTCAGGGCGGGATTGTTTTTATCTTCACACTTGAGGATTACCTAAGCGATTCGATTAGAGGTTATATTCATGATTCATCAAGACAGCAATGGATGAGAGCCTCTTTTCCTTTGCCTGACTTTGTTTACAATCGGATCGCATACAGGTCTGACGAAGAAAACCCTAACTTCCACTCATTTATACAAGTGTTGACCGAGCGCGGGATACCATTTTTTAACCGAGGATTTTTTTCAAAGTGGCAAACGTACCTTTCCTTTAAAAATCATCAATTACTGGCTCCCCACCTACCTGAAACGAAGCTATTAACTTCTATCAATGATTTGGAGCACTTTCTCAAATGTCACCGAACCATCATCGTCAAACCGATTTCCTCCTCACAAGGAAAAGGGATCTTCAGTCTTACAAAACAGGAGAATGATCAAGTTCACTATTTTTCGAACAAAGGGCACCAAACGTTTGAAAACCTGGAGGAAATGCAAGAAATCCATCCGTTATCCACCAACCTTTATCTGATGCAGCCACTGGTTAATCGAACCGAATACAAGGGTCGTCCGTATGACTTTCGGATCCTCGTCCAGAAGATATCAGATAAATGGAAGGCCACAGGGGTCGGTGTTCGATTGGCGGGAAAAGGAAAGCTTACGACCCACGTTCCAGCTGGGGGTGAAATTTTATCCATTGATGATGTTCCCATCCAATTCGATCTTATTGAACAAATCTGTGAAGTAGCTGGATCGGCTCTTGAGCAAGTCTATAGACCTGTAGGAGAATTCTCAATGGACCTCGGCATCGATCAATCCGACCACTATTGGGTCTTTGAAGTGAATTCCAAGCCAATGGTATTCGATGAATCAATGATCCAAATGAAAGCAACCGAGCAGTTTTACTGTTACGCCTTAGATGTAACGGGCTTTTCTGCATTCAAACATATTCACTCCACCTATCACTCATACTAA
- a CDS encoding alpha/beta-type small acid-soluble spore protein — translation MPNNNQLLVPGVEQALNQMKTEIASEFGVQLGPDTTSRANGSVGGEITKRLVQQAQAQMGGSR, via the coding sequence ATGCCTAACAACAATCAATTACTAGTACCAGGTGTAGAACAAGCTCTTAATCAAATGAAAACTGAAATCGCTTCTGAATTTGGTGTGCAACTTGGGCCTGACACAACTTCTCGTGCTAACGGTTCTGTTGGAGGAGAAATTACTAAGCGTCTAGTTCAACAAGCTCAAGCACAGATGGGTGGAAGTAGATAA
- a CDS encoding YheC/YheD family protein: MNLPMHLSLIDEKDDVLYVPAVHFRRWVEQRSFPKLVMFGTHEQQCRVHPHPDQKNEYMISTQLAKKLLLPDDRAYYVIERDHTLRIGPVVGILTAGFTPASARPIGERSLMFAKMLATSAKMGIAAFVFGPHHIDWNNRTIKGYIYMKNRWQQITFPFPDVIYDRLPNRKSETMDVSSKTKDRFMTEHSITWFNPGFFDKWSIHQLLLNSDSAKTYLPDTITSPDEQSIEDFLDKYGSVYVKPSNGSLGIGIQQLIKKKGDPHYYCRFRTGTRNRLRRYTSLRRLLKRQFSKGMDSYMAQRGIHLLSWNGNPIDFRVHTNKDRSGRWQVSAIAAKQAGEGSVTTHVTSGGRVLSIQELFHEIGKPKAIVNAIQKAALDLSESLSENIKGLIGEIGFDLGVDEDDKVWMFEANSKPGRSIFIHPDMKGYEHKTRSLPFEYCIYLFEQSRKQTESVIK; this comes from the coding sequence ATGAACCTTCCGATGCATTTGAGCTTAATTGATGAAAAGGATGATGTTCTGTATGTCCCAGCCGTTCATTTTCGCCGCTGGGTTGAACAACGCTCGTTTCCGAAGCTTGTCATGTTTGGCACTCACGAACAACAATGTCGGGTTCACCCCCACCCTGATCAAAAAAACGAGTATATGATCTCAACACAGCTTGCCAAAAAGCTGCTCCTCCCCGATGATCGAGCTTACTATGTGATTGAGCGTGATCATACATTAAGAATCGGTCCAGTCGTCGGGATTTTGACTGCTGGATTTACTCCGGCGAGTGCACGTCCAATCGGAGAACGGTCGCTAATGTTTGCAAAAATGCTAGCTACATCAGCAAAAATGGGGATTGCAGCCTTTGTATTTGGACCTCACCACATTGACTGGAATAACCGAACGATTAAGGGATACATTTATATGAAAAACCGATGGCAACAAATCACATTCCCTTTTCCGGATGTTATTTATGATCGTCTTCCAAATCGAAAGTCTGAGACGATGGATGTGTCGTCCAAAACAAAAGATCGTTTCATGACGGAGCATTCAATCACCTGGTTCAATCCTGGTTTTTTTGACAAATGGAGCATTCATCAATTGCTGTTAAATTCGGATTCGGCTAAAACATATTTACCGGATACAATCACTTCTCCTGATGAACAATCGATTGAGGATTTTCTCGATAAATATGGAAGTGTTTATGTAAAGCCATCGAATGGAAGCCTCGGAATCGGCATCCAGCAATTGATCAAGAAAAAAGGGGATCCTCACTATTACTGTAGGTTTCGCACCGGTACACGAAATCGATTGAGAAGATATACAAGCCTACGACGTCTGCTAAAACGGCAATTCTCAAAAGGCATGGATTCCTATATGGCCCAGCGTGGGATTCATTTGCTTAGCTGGAATGGGAACCCGATAGATTTTCGTGTTCATACGAACAAAGACCGAAGTGGCAGATGGCAGGTAAGTGCAATTGCAGCTAAACAGGCAGGAGAAGGAAGTGTGACCACACATGTTACGAGTGGAGGCCGTGTACTAAGTATTCAGGAGCTGTTCCACGAAATTGGCAAACCGAAAGCAATCGTAAATGCAATCCAGAAAGCCGCTCTCGATTTGAGTGAATCCCTAAGTGAGAACATTAAAGGGCTGATTGGTGAAATTGGATTTGACCTTGGAGTTGATGAGGACGATAAGGTTTGGATGTTCGAAGCAAACTCGAAGCCAGGCAGAAGCATCTTCATACACCCCGATATGAAGGGATATGAACATAAAACGAGGAGTCTACCATTTGAATATTGCATCTACTTATTCGAACAAAGCAGAAAACAGACGGAATCGGTGATCAAATGA
- a CDS encoding CdaR family transcriptional regulator, translating to MIDKIKELFGDRVIMNATDVEHANAYNWYQTPDGVAFGILVSSLTEKETNLLDVFLRPLPAHHVHFTKEQTIWKQLLFNGIHPDQTHSIETSRILQIQIQSHESEQELFEEAIQNMLSKKLIFLWQNPFNLLVIEPYTDEVMTPKQFKGLMQTIESDLYMKAIVFIGSSFESFQDALYCFEKESRIFEAILSIGLKDRVFTLPSSLPFYLLTQANADDLTFIRNQLIHEVEPELIDTVTMLLKCNLNYSLAAKNLFIHRNSLQYRMDKFSEKTGLDLKETPDAVTAYLLLQIK from the coding sequence ATGATCGATAAAATAAAAGAATTGTTTGGGGATCGAGTCATAATGAATGCTACCGACGTCGAACATGCCAATGCTTATAATTGGTATCAAACTCCCGATGGCGTGGCGTTCGGAATTCTTGTCAGCTCTTTAACTGAAAAAGAAACCAATCTGCTTGACGTTTTCCTTAGACCGCTCCCTGCCCATCACGTTCATTTCACGAAAGAACAAACCATTTGGAAGCAGCTGCTTTTCAATGGGATACACCCTGATCAAACTCACTCCATCGAAACGAGTCGAATATTACAAATCCAAATTCAAAGCCATGAATCTGAGCAAGAGCTTTTTGAGGAAGCCATTCAAAATATGCTTTCGAAAAAGTTGATTTTTTTATGGCAAAATCCATTCAACCTGTTAGTTATCGAACCTTATACAGACGAGGTCATGACTCCTAAACAATTTAAAGGCTTAATGCAAACGATTGAAAGTGACCTTTATATGAAAGCGATTGTTTTTATCGGTTCCTCATTCGAATCGTTTCAGGATGCCTTATATTGCTTTGAAAAAGAATCTCGGATTTTCGAGGCGATTCTTTCAATAGGATTGAAGGATCGGGTATTCACACTTCCTTCCTCACTCCCATTTTATTTGCTGACTCAAGCCAACGCTGATGACCTTACGTTTATCCGCAATCAGCTTATTCATGAGGTCGAGCCTGAATTGATTGATACTGTAACCATGCTATTAAAATGCAATCTGAATTATTCCCTTGCCGCAAAAAACCTGTTCATTCATCGGAATAGCTTGCAATATCGGATGGACAAGTTTAGTGAAAAGACTGGTTTAGATTTAAAAGAAACTCCTGACGCTGTTACAGCTTATTTGCTGCTCCAAATTAAGTGA
- a CDS encoding transporter substrate-binding domain-containing protein, whose translation MKRQWLLALSFTLILSLLAACGTGTDDEQDQAAGEKRETLTIGTEATYPPFSFRDPKTNDITGYDVDIAREVAKRIGMKTEFVPTEWKGMFSSLDTKRFDMIANQVTITDERKEKYDFSIPYTVSGGQVLVHKENTEIKGIEDLKGKVVGTTQGSNYAKAAKEAGAEVKYYKGIAKVLAELNVKRIEAALNDRLFIQQEVKGSNYEVKAVGDTFNKNEMAFAFRKNEDELIEKVNNALKEMKEDGTLAKISKKYFGEDVSE comes from the coding sequence ATGAAACGACAATGGCTCTTAGCCCTTTCGTTCACTCTAATACTTAGTTTATTAGCAGCTTGTGGGACTGGGACAGATGATGAACAGGATCAAGCTGCAGGAGAGAAACGTGAGACACTTACTATCGGAACAGAGGCAACGTACCCACCTTTCAGTTTCCGTGATCCAAAAACCAATGATATTACAGGGTACGATGTCGATATAGCACGCGAAGTGGCAAAACGAATCGGTATGAAAACCGAATTTGTTCCGACAGAATGGAAAGGGATGTTTTCTTCCCTTGATACTAAACGGTTTGATATGATTGCGAACCAGGTTACTATTACAGATGAACGGAAAGAAAAATATGACTTTTCAATCCCTTACACCGTATCAGGCGGGCAGGTTCTCGTGCACAAAGAAAATACTGAGATTAAAGGAATCGAAGATCTCAAGGGAAAAGTCGTCGGAACGACACAAGGAAGCAACTATGCAAAGGCTGCCAAGGAAGCAGGAGCTGAAGTCAAATATTATAAAGGGATTGCTAAGGTCCTTGCTGAATTGAATGTTAAGCGAATCGAAGCTGCATTGAATGACCGGCTCTTTATCCAGCAGGAGGTAAAGGGTAGTAATTACGAAGTAAAAGCTGTCGGTGACACATTTAATAAAAATGAAATGGCATTTGCTTTCCGTAAAAATGAAGATGAGCTTATCGAAAAGGTGAACAACGCATTAAAGGAAATGAAGGAAGACGGAACTCTCGCAAAAATCTCGAAGAAATATTTTGGGGAAGATGTAAGTGAATAA
- a CDS encoding amino acid ABC transporter permease, whose translation MNNETIQLMVNSLPFLLEGVKITVFLSIIAIFTSLSLGLVIVLMRISNSKILSGFARLYVSFFRGTPLLTQLLIIYFGLTWLYTFTGIQAAIIGLTLHFSAYISESYRAAILSISKGQWEASYSLGMSTAQTLKEIILPQAWRRSIPPVWNSLIDIVKGSSLASVLAVPELTARAEQIAASNLVVFWIFLEILFMYWALTTLLGFVQTYLERKLHVSA comes from the coding sequence GTGAATAACGAAACGATACAATTGATGGTCAACTCCCTCCCGTTTTTACTGGAGGGAGTTAAAATTACTGTTTTCTTAAGCATAATTGCGATTTTCACCTCGCTGAGCCTTGGACTAGTCATCGTATTGATGCGGATATCAAATTCAAAAATCTTATCTGGCTTCGCACGGTTATATGTATCCTTTTTCAGGGGGACTCCTTTATTGACACAGCTGCTGATCATCTATTTCGGCCTGACTTGGCTTTATACGTTTACTGGAATCCAAGCAGCGATTATTGGACTAACTCTACACTTCAGTGCTTATATATCTGAATCGTACAGAGCAGCAATACTTTCTATCTCAAAAGGACAATGGGAAGCATCCTATTCTCTTGGAATGAGCACTGCTCAAACATTAAAAGAAATCATTCTCCCACAAGCATGGAGGCGTTCAATTCCACCTGTCTGGAACTCATTGATCGATATTGTTAAGGGCTCTTCCCTTGCTTCCGTCCTTGCTGTACCGGAATTAACCGCAAGGGCTGAACAAATCGCAGCATCTAACCTAGTTGTATTTTGGATTTTCCTTGAGATCTTGTTTATGTATTGGGCATTAACTACATTATTAGGTTTTGTTCAAACGTATTTAGAACGAAAACTTCATGTTTCAGCTTAA
- a CDS encoding polysaccharide deacetylase family protein: protein MYGWNDSRIVTNIQKDDSNDNKKVVLTFDDGPTEYLEAILNTLSAHGVRAVFFWLTSNLTDTELIKKVEEDGHVIGLHGNDHVDFRKLTKLEQQTEIQEGVCKLQKFACEPVDWFRPPYGQYDSNLLNVLKDNDLRPLLWEVASLDWECEQHPEQIVKNVIDNIRDGAVILLHELPQTVAVLGSLIEHIIQKGYEITLPDV from the coding sequence GTGTACGGCTGGAACGATTCACGGATTGTCACGAACATTCAAAAGGATGATTCAAATGATAACAAGAAAGTTGTGCTTACTTTCGATGATGGGCCAACCGAATACCTTGAGGCGATTCTTAACACTTTAAGTGCACACGGTGTCAGAGCTGTTTTTTTCTGGTTAACCTCTAATCTAACCGACACAGAACTAATCAAAAAGGTAGAGGAGGATGGCCATGTAATCGGTTTGCATGGTAATGATCATGTTGATTTCAGGAAACTGACAAAACTTGAACAGCAAACTGAAATACAAGAGGGGGTTTGTAAGCTGCAGAAGTTTGCATGCGAACCTGTCGATTGGTTCCGTCCACCTTATGGGCAATACGATTCGAACCTGTTGAACGTATTGAAGGACAATGATCTTCGGCCTCTGTTATGGGAAGTTGCGAGTCTTGATTGGGAATGTGAACAGCATCCTGAGCAAATCGTCAAGAATGTAATCGATAATATCCGTGACGGTGCGGTTATATTGCTGCATGAGTTACCGCAAACTGTAGCTGTTTTAGGTTCTTTGATCGAACATATTATACAAAAAGGGTATGAGATTACCCTGCCTGACGTATGA
- the asd gene encoding archaetidylserine decarboxylase (Phosphatidylserine decarboxylase is synthesized as a single chain precursor. Generation of the pyruvoyl active site from a Ser is coupled to cleavage of a Gly-Ser bond between the larger (beta) and smaller (alpha chains). It is an integral membrane protein.) — protein sequence MKYITGRFLRCLPQHQVSSLSGKITKAKLSKLAIKPYAKYYKIDLSSIEKPMRDYKNLNQFFTRKLKPESRPIDLNQDTIISPSDGLITQIGSIEDGSLIQAKGVCYSLKGLLAGHEQANLFQNGSYMTIYLSPRDYHRVHAPINGNVTEFSYIPGRLFPVNRLGVHSINGLYAKNERLITYMNTAAGKLAIVKVGAFIVGSVQVAYKEQVQRFHKGRQISQKLRSFPYFKKGDEIGHFEFGSTVIVLFENDLLELDPSINPGQFIKMGERIGSCSEATKEQSIKVAVPTM from the coding sequence ATGAAATATATAACTGGTCGTTTCCTACGTTGTCTACCACAGCATCAGGTTTCCTCTCTTTCAGGAAAAATAACGAAAGCCAAGCTGAGTAAGCTTGCGATTAAGCCGTATGCTAAATATTATAAGATCGATCTCTCCTCCATCGAAAAACCGATGAGGGATTACAAAAACTTGAATCAATTTTTCACACGTAAATTAAAACCGGAATCGCGGCCTATAGATTTAAACCAAGATACAATCATAAGTCCATCAGATGGATTGATTACACAAATCGGATCCATAGAAGACGGCTCGTTAATCCAGGCTAAAGGAGTTTGTTACTCTTTGAAAGGATTACTTGCAGGCCATGAACAAGCTAATCTCTTCCAAAACGGTTCTTATATGACGATCTATTTAAGCCCCAGGGATTATCATCGCGTTCATGCCCCTATAAATGGGAATGTTACTGAGTTTTCGTATATACCTGGGAGGCTATTTCCCGTCAACCGATTGGGCGTACACTCAATCAACGGACTTTATGCCAAAAACGAACGACTTATAACCTACATGAATACCGCTGCAGGGAAGCTTGCGATTGTGAAGGTAGGAGCTTTCATTGTAGGAAGTGTACAGGTTGCTTACAAAGAACAAGTACAACGATTCCATAAAGGTCGACAAATCAGTCAAAAGCTAAGGAGTTTTCCCTACTTTAAGAAAGGCGATGAAATTGGGCATTTCGAGTTCGGTTCAACCGTAATTGTGTTATTTGAAAACGATTTGCTTGAACTCGATCCATCCATTAATCCAGGACAATTCATTAAAATGGGAGAACGAATCGGAAGCTGTTCAGAAGCCACAAAGGAACAATCAATAAAAGTAGCCGTGCCTACTATGTAA
- a CDS encoding TrkH family potassium uptake protein — MKRTRRIRKIRLTSVQMIVLFYLGAVVMATTLLSLPFAHRQGVDWSFIDALFTAVSAISVTGLTVVSTAETFNTAGYFILAFVLQFGGIGIMTLGTFIWLLVGKKIGLRERQLIMTDQNRTTLQGLVKIMREILVLILIIEAIGTLILGLYFLNYFSTWQEAFMQGFFASVSATTNAGFDITGKSLIPFAHDYFVQFINMILLILGAIGFPVLLEIKEYLTSKERKYQFSLFTRLTTATFFILIVVGTVLILLLEWNHFYKDKTWHEALFYSLFQSVTSRNGGLATLDVSLYTEPTQLVLSVLMFIGASPSSVGGGIRTTTFAIIILSIYTFAKGNQSIKVFRRELLAEDIIKAFVVFSMAIIVCGTAVVALMVIENFPLMPVLFEVCSAFGTTGLSMGITAQLSTPGKIIIILLMFIGRVGILSFLFLIRGNIVKEKYHYPKEQIIIG, encoded by the coding sequence ATGAAGAGAACTCGGCGTATACGAAAAATCAGACTTACTTCTGTACAAATGATCGTTTTATTTTACCTTGGTGCTGTCGTAATGGCAACGACGTTATTAAGCTTGCCGTTTGCTCATCGCCAAGGAGTTGATTGGTCTTTCATAGATGCATTGTTCACAGCAGTCAGTGCAATTAGTGTAACTGGTTTGACAGTCGTTTCGACTGCTGAAACGTTTAATACAGCGGGCTATTTCATCCTTGCCTTCGTTTTACAGTTCGGCGGTATCGGTATCATGACTCTTGGAACGTTTATTTGGTTACTTGTCGGTAAAAAAATAGGCTTACGAGAACGTCAATTGATCATGACTGACCAAAATCGTACAACATTACAGGGCTTAGTAAAAATAATGCGGGAAATTCTTGTTTTGATTCTGATTATCGAAGCAATAGGTACCTTGATTTTAGGGCTCTATTTTCTCAATTATTTTTCAACCTGGCAAGAGGCATTTATGCAAGGTTTCTTTGCATCAGTCAGTGCAACAACTAATGCAGGATTTGATATTACAGGTAAGTCGTTGATTCCATTTGCCCATGATTATTTTGTGCAATTTATTAATATGATACTCTTAATCCTTGGTGCTATAGGTTTTCCAGTATTATTAGAAATTAAAGAATATTTAACATCAAAAGAAAGAAAGTATCAGTTTTCATTATTTACACGATTAACAACTGCTACGTTTTTTATTTTGATTGTAGTGGGAACTGTTTTGATCTTGCTTTTGGAATGGAACCATTTTTATAAGGATAAAACCTGGCATGAGGCATTATTTTACTCTTTATTCCAATCCGTCACATCGCGAAATGGTGGGCTCGCAACATTGGATGTCAGTCTTTATACAGAACCAACTCAGCTCGTTTTGTCCGTTTTAATGTTCATTGGAGCCTCACCTAGCTCAGTAGGTGGAGGAATTAGAACGACGACCTTCGCCATTATCATTTTATCCATATATACATTTGCGAAGGGTAATCAATCCATAAAAGTGTTTCGTCGTGAATTGCTTGCTGAAGATATCATCAAAGCATTTGTCGTGTTTAGCATGGCCATTATTGTTTGTGGTACTGCTGTTGTTGCATTAATGGTTATTGAAAACTTCCCATTAATGCCTGTCTTGTTTGAGGTCTGTTCAGCATTTGGAACAACTGGTTTATCAATGGGGATCACTGCACAATTAAGTACACCCGGAAAGATCATCATCATTTTATTGATGTTCATCGGACGTGTTGGAATCCTATCCTTCCTGTTCTTGATTCGAGGAAATATCGTCAAGGAAAAGTATCATTATCCAAAAGAACAAATCATAATCGGATAA
- a CDS encoding ABC transporter ATP-binding protein produces MADIRMNSIVKRYDKDVTAVQDFNLDIQDKEFIVFVGPSGCGKSTTLRMIAGLEDISEGDLFIGDNRVNDVAPKDRDIAMVFQNYALYPHMNVYDNMAFGLKLRKFSKSEIETRVKNAAKILGLEDYLNRKPKALSGGQRQRVALGRAIVRDPQVFLMDEPLSNLDAKLRVQMRSEITKLHQRLQTTTIYVTHDQTEAMTMASRIVVMKDGVIQQVGSPKEVYDTPENIFVGGFIGSPAMNFLNGKLEENHFAMENVKVTVPEGKLKVLREQGYVGKDIVLGIRPEDIHDEPLFTESSEGTKITATIDVAELMGAETYLYSKVSGQDFIARVDSRSDIQNGQKLELAFDMNKCHFFDATTEKRIEL; encoded by the coding sequence ATGGCAGATATTCGTATGAACAGTATCGTAAAGCGCTACGATAAAGATGTAACAGCCGTACAGGACTTTAACTTGGACATTCAAGACAAGGAATTTATTGTTTTCGTAGGACCATCAGGGTGTGGGAAATCCACTACACTTCGAATGATCGCTGGCCTTGAGGATATTTCAGAAGGAGATCTCTTTATTGGTGATAACCGTGTAAATGACGTTGCACCAAAGGATCGGGATATTGCTATGGTGTTCCAGAACTATGCGCTTTATCCTCATATGAATGTATATGACAATATGGCGTTCGGTTTGAAGCTTCGTAAATTCAGTAAGAGTGAAATTGAAACCCGTGTCAAAAATGCAGCTAAAATCCTTGGACTTGAAGATTATCTAAACCGTAAACCAAAAGCATTGTCTGGCGGTCAGCGTCAACGTGTCGCTCTAGGAAGAGCTATCGTACGTGACCCGCAAGTATTCTTGATGGACGAGCCTCTTTCAAACCTTGATGCAAAATTAAGAGTTCAAATGCGTTCAGAAATCACAAAGCTTCATCAACGTCTGCAAACAACTACGATTTATGTAACGCACGATCAGACGGAAGCAATGACAATGGCATCCCGAATCGTCGTTATGAAAGATGGAGTCATTCAACAGGTTGGGTCACCTAAGGAAGTATATGATACTCCTGAAAATATTTTCGTTGGTGGTTTCATCGGGTCCCCAGCAATGAACTTCTTAAATGGTAAACTTGAGGAAAACCATTTTGCTATGGAAAACGTCAAGGTTACGGTTCCTGAAGGTAAACTGAAGGTTTTACGTGAACAAGGTTATGTTGGAAAAGATATCGTTCTTGGAATTCGTCCAGAGGATATTCATGACGAGCCTTTATTCACCGAATCGTCTGAAGGGACGAAAATCACCGCAACTATTGATGTAGCTGAATTGATGGGTGCTGAAACATACCTTTATTCAAAAGTTTCAGGCCAGGACTTCATTGCTCGAGTCGATTCACGCTCAGACATCCAAAACGGACAAAAGCTTGAGCTTGCGTTCGATATGAACAAATGCCATTTCTTTGATGCAACGACAGAAAAACGAATCGAATTATAA